A single window of Chitinophaga sp. XS-30 DNA harbors:
- a CDS encoding TonB-dependent receptor — translation MQLLKIDVENSRFSIKLFGGIIWMLLFPLLLFAQKKNVTGTVLDDEGTPLQGVTVTIKNEKGGTATDAAGRFTIAAAPGATLVFTFIGFEKAESAVDGKIVYNVRLKQKAGTLSDVVVVGYATQSRKDLTGAVGSVNMKDFEKAPVKSFDEALAGRVAGVAVASNDGQPGSVANIVIRGAGSITQDNSPLYVIDGFPTESSNANAISPADIESIDVLKDASATAIYGARGANGVILITTKKGKQGPPVVNYNAYYGWQMIPEKVELMDAYEFVRYVGEINPAIRDSVYLANGVKLEDYRNRETLDMQDYIYQTGQNQNHDISVRGGTDKTRYSLSGNFNNQKGIIINGGFKRYQGRITLDQTVSSKLKTGVNVNYAYNESYGIPVSATNFYASATTLYSVWGYRPTTSIAGRDSAVDLLDQFYDPTNELGNNQDYRVNPLQNIENQLTRVKTNNLIANAYAEYAFTKELTLRVAGGINSIHRETNIFNNSKTQSGSKWSAAGVNGTIRFEPNVTWRSENALTYRKRIANAHNITVLGVFEAQGNNRSDRRLYATQIPNEDLGLDAIDLAPAANVTLTSSSTRWTMASLLARLNYDYKSKYLLTASIRTDGSSKFSDGNKWGYFPSASAAWRFSSEEFMKELRFVSDAKIRIGYGASGNNRVGDFAYLPQLQLTSMNYWYSQGGNPLAIGSVITSSGNSNLKWETNEQTNIGLDLAFFKSRLSLTVDAYKRTTTDLLLEAALPYMHGIESSRGFKNVGRLENKGLEFTVNAVIVEQKNFNWSSNFNISFNRNKILALAEGQASILSGSGTFFNTTYSGLFPYISVTGRPLGEMYGLVFEGVYQFEDFNVMPNGSYQLKPEITANGTARASIRPGDIKYKDLNGDLQVNNQDYTIIGSGLPKHVGGFSNNFRYGNFDLNVLLQWSYGNDIINANRYVFEGGIVNNPNLNQFASYANRWTPENPSNTMFRAGGMGNAAYSSRVVEDGSYLKLRTVSLGYYLPSSILKRANINSVRIYASAQNLYTWTNYSGKDPEVSGRQSNLTPGFDYAVYPHSLSCVAGLNVTF, via the coding sequence ATGCAATTGCTGAAAATTGATGTAGAAAATTCGCGTTTTTCTATCAAGCTCTTTGGAGGGATCATATGGATGCTACTCTTTCCTCTTTTACTTTTTGCCCAGAAAAAAAATGTTACCGGCACCGTGCTGGACGATGAGGGCACACCGTTGCAGGGGGTAACGGTGACCATTAAAAATGAAAAAGGCGGTACGGCTACCGATGCGGCGGGCCGGTTCACCATTGCCGCCGCACCGGGAGCTACCCTGGTATTTACTTTTATAGGCTTTGAGAAGGCGGAGTCTGCCGTAGATGGTAAAATCGTGTATAATGTGCGGCTGAAACAGAAAGCCGGTACATTGAGCGATGTGGTGGTGGTAGGTTATGCCACGCAAAGCCGTAAAGATCTCACCGGCGCGGTGGGCAGCGTGAATATGAAGGATTTCGAAAAGGCGCCGGTGAAATCATTCGATGAAGCGCTGGCCGGCCGGGTAGCGGGAGTGGCAGTAGCCAGCAACGACGGGCAGCCCGGTTCCGTTGCCAATATCGTGATCCGCGGCGCCGGCTCCATCACACAGGATAATTCACCATTGTATGTGATCGATGGCTTCCCCACCGAAAGCTCCAATGCCAATGCCATCAGCCCGGCAGATATCGAGTCCATCGACGTATTGAAAGACGCTTCGGCAACGGCCATTTATGGCGCCCGGGGTGCCAATGGCGTTATCCTTATTACGACCAAGAAAGGCAAACAGGGTCCGCCGGTGGTGAATTACAATGCCTATTACGGCTGGCAGATGATACCGGAAAAAGTGGAACTGATGGACGCTTATGAATTTGTGCGTTATGTAGGGGAGATCAACCCTGCCATCCGCGATTCCGTTTATCTCGCCAACGGCGTAAAACTGGAAGATTACAGGAACAGGGAAACGCTGGATATGCAGGACTATATCTATCAGACCGGTCAGAACCAGAACCATGATATCTCTGTGCGCGGGGGAACGGACAAGACCAGGTATTCTCTTTCCGGCAACTTCAACAACCAGAAAGGCATCATCATCAATGGCGGTTTCAAGCGTTACCAGGGCCGGATCACGCTGGACCAGACGGTGAGCAGCAAGCTGAAAACAGGGGTGAATGTGAACTACGCCTACAATGAATCCTACGGCATACCGGTGTCCGCCACCAATTTTTATGCTTCTGCCACCACCTTGTATTCGGTATGGGGATACCGCCCTACTACCAGTATTGCGGGGCGTGACAGCGCGGTAGACCTGCTGGACCAGTTTTATGACCCTACCAATGAACTGGGGAACAACCAGGATTACCGGGTGAACCCGCTGCAGAACATCGAGAACCAGCTGACGCGTGTCAAGACCAATAATCTCATCGCTAACGCCTACGCAGAATACGCTTTTACCAAAGAGCTGACACTGCGGGTAGCCGGAGGTATCAATAGTATCCACAGGGAAACGAACATTTTCAATAACTCCAAAACGCAATCCGGCAGCAAATGGAGTGCCGCGGGCGTGAACGGTACCATTCGTTTTGAGCCGAATGTCACCTGGCGGAGCGAGAATGCGCTCACTTACCGCAAGCGTATTGCGAATGCACACAATATTACCGTGCTGGGCGTTTTTGAAGCACAGGGCAACAACCGCTCGGACCGCAGGCTGTACGCCACCCAGATACCGAATGAAGACCTCGGTCTGGATGCTATCGACCTCGCACCGGCGGCCAATGTTACCCTTACCTCCAGCAGCACCCGCTGGACGATGGCTTCTTTGCTCGCCAGGCTGAATTACGATTACAAATCGAAATACCTGCTCACTGCCTCCATCCGCACGGATGGCTCATCCAAATTCTCCGATGGCAATAAATGGGGGTACTTTCCTTCCGCTTCGGCAGCATGGCGTTTCAGCAGCGAGGAGTTCATGAAGGAGCTGCGTTTCGTTTCCGATGCCAAGATCCGTATCGGCTACGGCGCTTCGGGCAATAACAGGGTGGGCGATTTTGCTTATCTGCCGCAACTGCAGCTGACCAGTATGAACTACTGGTATTCGCAGGGCGGCAACCCGCTGGCTATCGGCTCGGTGATCACTTCTTCCGGCAACAGCAACCTGAAATGGGAAACCAATGAGCAGACGAACATCGGGCTTGACCTGGCTTTCTTTAAAAGCCGCCTGAGCCTGACGGTGGACGCCTATAAACGCACCACAACAGATCTGCTGCTGGAAGCCGCATTGCCTTACATGCACGGCATTGAAAGTTCCCGGGGCTTCAAGAACGTGGGCCGCCTGGAGAACAAGGGGCTGGAATTTACGGTCAATGCCGTGATTGTGGAGCAGAAGAATTTCAACTGGAGCAGCAATTTCAATATCAGCTTTAACCGCAACAAGATACTGGCCCTGGCAGAAGGGCAGGCTTCCATTCTCTCCGGTTCCGGCACCTTCTTCAATACTACATACTCCGGCCTGTTCCCCTATATTTCCGTGACCGGTCGCCCGCTCGGAGAGATGTACGGGCTGGTGTTCGAAGGTGTGTACCAGTTTGAGGATTTCAATGTGATGCCCAATGGCAGCTACCAGCTGAAACCGGAGATCACGGCGAATGGCACGGCAAGAGCGAGCATTCGCCCCGGTGACATAAAGTATAAAGACCTGAACGGCGATCTGCAGGTGAATAACCAGGATTATACCATTATCGGCAGCGGCCTGCCTAAACATGTCGGCGGCTTCAGCAACAATTTCCGTTACGGCAATTTCGATCTGAATGTATTGCTGCAATGGTCTTACGGCAACGATATCATCAATGCCAACCGCTACGTTTTTGAAGGCGGTATTGTGAACAATCCGAACCTGAACCAGTTTGCCAGCTACGCCAACCGCTGGACGCCGGAGAACCCCAGCAACACCATGTTCCGCGCAGGCGGTATGGGCAACGCAGCGTATTCTTCCCGTGTGGTGGAAGACGGTTCTTATCTGAAGCTGAGAACGGTATCGCTCGGATATTACCTGCCCTCATCCATCCTGAAACGCGCCAACATCAACAGTGTAAGGATATATGCATCGGCACAGAACCTTTATACGTGGACGAACTATTCCGGCAAGGATCCGGAGGTATCCGGCCGCCAGAGCAACCTCACGCCTGGTTTTGACTACGCCGTATATCCGCATTCCCTTTCCTGTGTGGCGGGATTGAACGTAACCTTCTGA